One window of Nocardioides dongkuii genomic DNA carries:
- a CDS encoding tyrosine-type recombinase/integrase, whose protein sequence is MARRRGFGEVERRVSATGKVTHRARYAMPDGTRYSRTLATKMDAEAWLAAERALVDREEWTPPRARQVAESKRQSAAAWNTVGSFAERFLDERGLRPTTQRNYQQLLRSRILPYFGAMPLTEVTLSEIKQWRASLDPATESSNAAAYRLVRSILQSAEEEELIFRAPPKIRGAGSARVKRLAVPATLDELAVITEAMPERLRLLIVLAAFVGLRQGELLELRRSDIDGISGRVSVTRKVDKDVIPGAKDACPNCGRVISAPKTASGVRTVHVPPPFLPMLQKHLLEHTAPGPAGLLFGGDRTDHMSVRYLMDRYRPAREAAGRPDLTIHHLRHTALTIAGQHGATAAELQARAGHASQAAMAIYQHATVDRDRSLAEKIGATYEAWLENRP, encoded by the coding sequence ATGGCCAGGAGACGGGGCTTCGGTGAGGTCGAGCGGCGGGTCAGCGCGACCGGCAAGGTGACCCACCGCGCTCGCTACGCCATGCCCGACGGCACCCGCTACTCCCGCACCCTCGCCACCAAGATGGACGCCGAGGCGTGGCTCGCCGCGGAGCGGGCGTTGGTCGACCGGGAGGAGTGGACCCCGCCCAGGGCACGCCAGGTGGCGGAGTCCAAGCGCCAGTCCGCCGCGGCCTGGAACACGGTCGGCTCGTTCGCCGAGCGCTTCCTGGACGAGCGCGGCCTGCGGCCCACCACCCAGCGGAACTACCAGCAGCTGCTGCGGTCGCGGATCCTCCCGTACTTCGGCGCGATGCCGCTGACCGAGGTCACCCTGTCGGAGATCAAGCAGTGGCGCGCCTCGCTCGATCCCGCGACCGAGTCGAGCAACGCCGCGGCGTACCGGCTCGTGCGATCGATCCTCCAGTCGGCCGAGGAGGAGGAGCTCATCTTCCGTGCGCCACCGAAGATCCGCGGCGCCGGATCGGCCCGCGTGAAGAGGCTCGCCGTGCCGGCGACCCTCGACGAGCTGGCAGTCATCACTGAGGCGATGCCCGAGCGGCTGCGACTGCTCATCGTGCTCGCCGCGTTCGTCGGACTCCGCCAGGGCGAGCTGCTGGAGCTGCGACGCTCCGACATCGACGGCATCAGCGGTCGGGTCAGCGTGACCCGCAAGGTCGACAAGGACGTGATCCCTGGGGCCAAGGACGCCTGCCCCAACTGTGGTCGGGTCATCAGCGCACCGAAGACGGCCAGCGGAGTTCGCACCGTGCATGTCCCGCCGCCATTCCTCCCGATGCTGCAGAAGCACCTGCTCGAGCACACCGCTCCCGGGCCGGCTGGACTGCTGTTCGGCGGCGACCGGACCGACCACATGAGCGTGCGGTACCTGATGGACCGCTACCGCCCTGCCCGCGAGGCTGCTGGTCGACCCGACCTGACCATCCACCACCTGCGTCACACCGCGCTGACGATCGCCGGTCAGCACGGCGCGACCGCGGCCGAGCTCCAGGCACGTGCCGGCCACGCTTCCCAAGCCGCAATGGCGATCTACCAGCACGCCACCGTCGACCGCGATAGGTCACTCGCGGAGAAGATCGGAGCAACCTACGAGGCGTGGCTCGAGAACCGACCATAG
- a CDS encoding SURF1 family protein produces the protein MPVLLAPRYWGAHLLALVLVGTASLLGYWQYAAWQEDRAAEAADLTSAEPEPLADVLGPDDAFPGEHVGRPVEVSGTWVPEGTVFVSGREHEGEVGYWAITPLAVGDADAPALPIVRGWVADPSDAPPPPTGTVDLVALLQPTQGTNEVDEDRNDDVLPQVRTADLIQHVDQDLYGAYAVAREPIGGLEPATLDQLPDAGTFTALRNLLYAIEWWIFGAFAAFIWWRWARDTAVAKTAAEDAVEDAAENAVEHPVPSKP, from the coding sequence GTGCCCGTCCTGCTCGCCCCGCGCTACTGGGGCGCGCACCTGCTCGCGCTGGTGCTGGTCGGGACGGCGAGCCTGCTGGGCTACTGGCAGTACGCCGCCTGGCAGGAGGATCGCGCGGCGGAGGCCGCCGACCTGACGTCCGCGGAGCCGGAGCCGCTGGCCGACGTCCTCGGTCCCGACGACGCGTTCCCGGGCGAGCACGTGGGTCGCCCGGTCGAGGTCTCGGGCACCTGGGTGCCCGAGGGCACGGTCTTCGTCTCCGGCCGCGAGCACGAGGGCGAGGTCGGCTACTGGGCGATCACCCCGCTCGCCGTCGGCGACGCGGACGCCCCGGCGCTGCCGATCGTCCGCGGCTGGGTCGCCGACCCGAGCGACGCGCCCCCGCCCCCCACCGGGACCGTCGACCTGGTCGCCCTGCTGCAGCCCACCCAGGGCACCAACGAGGTCGACGAGGACCGCAACGACGACGTGCTGCCCCAGGTGCGCACCGCCGACCTGATCCAACACGTCGACCAGGACCTCTACGGTGCGTACGCCGTGGCCCGCGAGCCGATCGGCGGCCTGGAGCCGGCGACCCTCGACCAGCTCCCGGACGCGGGGACCTTCACCGCGCTGCGCAACCTGCTCTACGCGATCGAGTGGTGGATCTTCGGCGCCTTCGCCGCGTTCATCTGGTGGCGGTGGGCCCGCGACACGGCTGTGGCGAAGACCGCAGCCGAGGACGCCGTCGAGGACGCGGCCGAGAACGCCGTCGAGCACCCGGTACCGTCGAAGCCGTGA
- a CDS encoding helix-turn-helix domain-containing protein → MAERRPIPVYLSLEEAAEAMSVSVKTIRRWIAAGTLPAYRCGKRAIRIKLEDLEAAPRHIPSARS, encoded by the coding sequence ATGGCTGAGCGGCGCCCCATCCCGGTCTACCTCAGCCTCGAAGAGGCGGCCGAGGCCATGTCGGTCTCGGTCAAGACGATCCGGCGCTGGATCGCCGCCGGCACCCTCCCGGCGTACCGCTGCGGCAAGCGGGCCATCCGGATCAAGCTTGAGGACCTGGAGGCGGCGCCCCGGCACATCCCGTCAGCACGGTCGTGA
- the mobF gene encoding MobF family relaxase, whose product MHGGVKFYRGSAAAARSYVEADHSRADDYYLAEGSGLAEHYLAGPGAVRRVGDLDGPTYERWVGGYDVLTGAAKGRLRDDSRALRFVEVTVNGPKSWSLAAALHPDIAAAYDAAMDRAAGEVIGWVAEHATTRLGPRGRQVQVPVEIVEAAVVRHYTSRAGDPHRHLHVQINARVFACGAWRGLHSVGVVDSVEALNGIGHAAVMCDPEFRAALAGRGYSLDDDGEIQQLAPYAGGFSQRTAQINRNVDRYEAAWRAEHPDEEPGPRLRRTWDRRAWSDARPDKVVPRSGADLVSAWNSELRDLGFTPPTSRASEPGLQIGRLNRDVAADLVLTRLGAKRSAWNAADIRGEAERLISSAGVVAARPVRHELVEDVADRARARCVPLLERDDVPGHVRSLTSEHVLTVEANLVDSIAVRSMRPVSDAVRLRGIARLDPAQRRVVAALAGDAGLLVIEGAAGTGKTTTLAAARQVLDDVDRRLVVVTPTLKAAQAARQQVGTDAFSAAWLVHQHGYRWDDDGDWSRTEAAPEARARLLPGDVLLVDEAGMLDQDTARALFAIADRAEATVALLGDRHQLSAVGRGGVLDLATRWVRPEAHHELESVHRFSDPAYADLSLLMRTGERAGEVFDALLERGELVVHASQVERTAALATIGADGDQLVITDTRDQVGALNAAIRDRRFVGEQSGELTTRRGESIALGDRVATRRNDRDLEVANRDTWTVAGVGDDGSLLVTGRAGRRTLPAAYVTDHVELAFTTTAYGAQGETVDSAHLAIGETTGAASAYVGMTRGRHRNTAHLVAESTDDARSQWVDVFNRDRADLGPRNAAARAEEDIDRYGPNPQPSLAGIQAAALRDASRRQPPPPTPAFPTGSRGIGR is encoded by the coding sequence ATGCACGGGGGAGTGAAGTTCTACCGCGGCTCCGCCGCCGCCGCGCGCTCCTACGTCGAGGCCGACCACTCACGCGCCGACGACTACTACCTGGCCGAAGGCAGCGGCCTGGCCGAGCACTACCTCGCCGGCCCCGGAGCTGTGCGGCGCGTCGGCGACCTCGACGGCCCGACGTACGAGCGCTGGGTCGGCGGGTACGACGTGCTGACCGGCGCAGCCAAGGGGCGCCTGCGTGACGACTCACGGGCGCTGCGGTTCGTTGAGGTCACCGTGAACGGACCGAAGTCCTGGTCGCTCGCCGCCGCCCTGCACCCCGACATCGCAGCGGCGTACGACGCCGCGATGGATCGAGCAGCGGGCGAAGTGATCGGGTGGGTGGCCGAGCACGCCACCACCCGGCTCGGGCCACGCGGCCGACAGGTGCAGGTGCCGGTCGAGATAGTTGAGGCCGCCGTCGTACGCCACTACACCTCGCGAGCCGGCGACCCGCACCGCCACCTCCACGTGCAGATCAACGCGCGCGTCTTCGCATGCGGAGCATGGCGCGGCCTGCACTCGGTCGGCGTCGTGGACAGCGTCGAGGCACTCAACGGCATCGGCCATGCCGCCGTGATGTGCGACCCCGAGTTCCGGGCCGCGCTCGCGGGCCGCGGCTACAGCCTCGACGACGACGGCGAGATCCAGCAGCTCGCGCCGTACGCCGGCGGGTTCAGCCAGCGCACTGCCCAGATCAACCGCAACGTCGACCGCTACGAGGCCGCATGGCGAGCCGAACACCCCGACGAAGAACCCGGCCCGCGACTGCGCCGTACCTGGGACCGACGCGCCTGGTCGGACGCACGGCCCGACAAGGTCGTACCCCGGAGCGGCGCCGACCTCGTCTCCGCATGGAACAGCGAACTCCGCGACCTCGGCTTCACCCCACCGACCAGCCGCGCGTCAGAGCCAGGTCTTCAAATCGGCCGGCTCAACCGCGACGTCGCCGCCGACCTCGTGCTCACCCGGCTCGGCGCCAAGCGGTCGGCGTGGAACGCAGCCGACATCCGCGGCGAGGCCGAACGGCTGATCTCCTCCGCCGGGGTGGTCGCCGCGCGACCCGTCCGGCACGAGCTGGTCGAGGACGTCGCCGACCGTGCGCGAGCACGATGCGTGCCGCTGCTGGAACGCGACGACGTCCCGGGGCACGTCCGCAGCCTGACGTCCGAGCACGTCCTTACCGTCGAGGCCAACCTGGTCGACAGCATCGCTGTCCGCTCCATGCGGCCGGTCTCTGACGCGGTCCGGCTCCGCGGGATCGCGCGCCTCGACCCCGCACAACGGCGCGTCGTCGCGGCCCTCGCCGGGGACGCGGGCCTTCTGGTGATCGAAGGCGCAGCCGGCACCGGCAAGACCACCACCCTGGCCGCCGCGCGCCAGGTCCTCGACGACGTCGATCGTCGACTGGTGGTCGTCACGCCCACGCTTAAGGCCGCCCAAGCAGCGCGACAGCAGGTCGGCACCGACGCCTTCTCCGCCGCCTGGCTCGTTCACCAGCACGGCTACCGCTGGGATGACGACGGAGACTGGTCGCGGACCGAGGCAGCGCCCGAGGCCCGCGCACGTCTGCTCCCCGGCGATGTCCTGCTCGTCGACGAGGCCGGCATGCTCGACCAGGACACCGCTCGCGCGCTGTTCGCCATCGCCGACCGGGCGGAGGCCACCGTCGCGCTCCTCGGAGATCGTCACCAGCTCTCGGCCGTCGGCCGCGGCGGCGTCCTCGACCTCGCCACGCGCTGGGTGAGACCCGAGGCGCACCACGAGCTCGAGTCGGTCCACCGGTTCAGCGATCCGGCGTACGCCGACCTCAGCCTCCTCATGCGAACCGGTGAGCGTGCTGGTGAGGTCTTCGACGCCCTCCTCGAACGTGGCGAGCTCGTCGTCCACGCCAGCCAGGTCGAACGCACGGCTGCCCTGGCCACCATCGGCGCCGACGGCGACCAGCTCGTCATCACCGACACCCGCGACCAGGTCGGCGCACTCAACGCGGCGATCCGCGACCGGCGCTTCGTTGGTGAGCAGTCTGGTGAACTCACCACGCGCCGTGGTGAGTCGATCGCTCTCGGTGACCGGGTCGCCACCCGACGCAACGACCGCGACCTCGAGGTCGCCAACCGCGACACCTGGACCGTGGCCGGGGTCGGTGATGACGGCAGCTTGCTCGTCACCGGGCGGGCAGGCCGACGCACCCTGCCCGCCGCGTACGTCACCGATCACGTCGAGCTCGCCTTCACCACCACCGCCTACGGAGCCCAGGGCGAGACTGTCGACTCGGCCCATCTTGCGATCGGAGAGACGACCGGCGCCGCCTCTGCGTACGTCGGCATGACTCGCGGACGCCACCGCAACACCGCCCACCTCGTCGCCGAGTCCACTGACGACGCCCGAAGCCAATGGGTCGACGTCTTCAACCGCGATCGCGCCGACCTCGGCCCCAGGAACGCAGCGGCGAGAGCCGAGGAGGACATCGACCGGTACGGCCCGAACCCCCAACCGTCTCTTGCTGGAATCCAAGCCGCGGCGCTACGAGACGCGTCCAGGCGCCAACCTCCGCCCCCGACCCCGGCCTTCCCGACCGGCTCCCGTGGGATCGGCCGCTGA
- a CDS encoding DUF3817 domain-containing protein, with the protein MNGTLTRYRVMATIVGVLLVVLILIGVPLANFDGSGMWGFIPSTPELVTPGSTAQEIGNAITEYLGVAHGWLYMIFLVTAFLLARQEAWEPSFTLVTLLCGTVPILSFWAEHRATERVRAEHAADALETPA; encoded by the coding sequence GTGAACGGCACCCTGACCCGCTACCGCGTGATGGCCACGATCGTCGGTGTCCTCCTGGTCGTGCTGATCCTAATCGGCGTCCCGCTCGCCAACTTCGACGGCTCCGGCATGTGGGGATTCATCCCCTCGACGCCGGAGCTGGTCACCCCGGGATCGACGGCCCAGGAGATCGGGAACGCGATCACCGAGTACCTCGGCGTCGCCCACGGCTGGCTCTACATGATCTTCCTGGTCACCGCGTTCCTGCTCGCCCGCCAGGAGGCGTGGGAGCCCAGCTTCACCCTCGTGACGCTGCTGTGCGGCACCGTCCCGATCCTCAGCTTCTGGGCCGAGCACCGCGCGACCGAGCGGGTGCGCGCCGAGCACGCGGCCGACGCCCTCGAGACCCCGGCGTAG
- a CDS encoding MBL fold metallo-hydrolase codes for MTVTHLNCGSFHPVGARGGRLLPRTLVAHCLLVERAAGLLLVDTGFGAADVADPQRLGQPFRGLVRPVLDRDETAVAQVRALGHDPAEVTDIVLTHLDLDHVGGIGDFPRARVHVYDAELEAALHPTLQERGRYRAAQWAHGPRWVPHHAHGDRWLGLEAVTALGDDVVMVPLAGHSRGHCGVAVARPGGGWLLHAGDSYFSAGEKEDPRTCPPGLRAFQSLTQVDSRLRHANQQRVRELYAARRDELTVFCAHDPAELAALAGAGTTRP; via the coding sequence GTGACCGTCACCCACCTGAACTGCGGCTCGTTCCACCCCGTCGGCGCCCGCGGCGGACGGCTGCTTCCGCGGACGCTGGTGGCCCACTGCCTGCTCGTCGAGCGCGCGGCCGGCCTGCTCCTGGTCGACACCGGGTTCGGGGCCGCCGACGTGGCTGACCCCCAGCGGCTCGGCCAGCCGTTCCGCGGCCTGGTCCGCCCGGTGCTCGACCGCGACGAGACCGCGGTGGCGCAGGTGCGCGCCCTGGGCCACGACCCGGCGGAGGTCACCGACATCGTGCTCACCCACCTCGACCTCGACCACGTCGGCGGGATCGGCGACTTCCCGCGGGCGCGGGTCCACGTGTACGACGCCGAGCTCGAGGCGGCGCTGCACCCCACGCTCCAGGAGCGCGGCCGCTACCGCGCCGCGCAGTGGGCGCACGGCCCCCGCTGGGTGCCGCACCACGCGCACGGCGACCGCTGGCTCGGCCTGGAGGCGGTCACGGCGCTCGGGGACGACGTCGTGATGGTGCCGCTGGCCGGGCACAGCCGCGGCCACTGCGGCGTCGCGGTCGCCCGCCCCGGCGGCGGCTGGCTGCTGCACGCCGGGGACTCCTACTTCTCGGCCGGCGAGAAGGAGGACCCGCGCACCTGCCCGCCCGGCCTGCGTGCCTTCCAGTCCCTCACCCAGGTCGACAGCCGGCTGCGGCACGCCAACCAGCAGCGGGTCCGCGAGCTGTACGCCGCGCGCCGCGACGAGCTGACCGTCTTCTGCGCCCACGATCCCGCCGAGCTCGCGGCGCTGGCCGGCGCGGGGACCACGCGCCCGTGA
- a CDS encoding MsnO8 family LLM class oxidoreductase produces MRLSIVDLGTVAPGSTESDALADSLAVTRHAERCGFHRVWFAEHHLSRSGASHHPELLIAAAATQTSRIRLGSGAVLMNHYSPFKVAEMFQQLEAMAPGRVDLGMGRATGGPVVDLALQQDRRTRLQLDHQQQVLETLSWLYGTFPDDHPFAGHPLAPTAPGVPQTWLLGSSPSGSALAAGLGIGYTFAGFINPPAAASALRHYRESFRPQGFGLESPRAILAVNVTVGETRADGERLVGSAKGFYARLGRVGGGATIPSADEAARELTPTEQAEPTAILDGRWPRFVAGGPDDVRATLDRMVEESGADELMIQNLIADPADRMRSHELLAEVFGIAPASE; encoded by the coding sequence GTGAGGCTCTCGATCGTCGACCTCGGGACCGTTGCGCCCGGCAGCACCGAGAGCGACGCGCTGGCCGACTCGCTCGCGGTCACCCGGCACGCGGAGCGCTGCGGCTTCCACCGGGTGTGGTTCGCCGAGCACCACCTCAGCCGCTCGGGTGCCTCCCACCACCCTGAGCTGCTGATCGCCGCGGCGGCGACCCAGACCTCGCGCATCCGGCTCGGGTCCGGGGCGGTGCTGATGAACCACTACAGCCCGTTCAAGGTCGCCGAGATGTTCCAGCAGCTCGAGGCGATGGCCCCCGGCCGCGTGGACCTGGGGATGGGCCGCGCGACCGGCGGCCCGGTGGTCGACCTGGCGCTGCAGCAGGACCGGCGTACCCGCCTCCAGCTCGACCACCAGCAACAGGTCCTGGAGACGCTGTCGTGGCTGTACGGGACCTTCCCCGACGACCACCCGTTCGCCGGCCACCCCCTCGCGCCGACGGCGCCCGGCGTACCGCAGACGTGGCTCCTGGGGTCGAGCCCGAGCGGGTCCGCCCTGGCGGCCGGGCTGGGCATCGGCTACACGTTCGCGGGGTTCATCAACCCGCCGGCGGCGGCGTCTGCGCTGCGCCACTACCGCGAGTCGTTCCGGCCGCAGGGCTTCGGGCTGGAGTCACCGCGCGCGATCCTCGCCGTCAACGTCACCGTCGGGGAGACCCGGGCCGACGGCGAGCGCCTGGTGGGGTCGGCGAAGGGGTTCTACGCGCGGCTGGGCCGGGTCGGCGGCGGCGCGACGATCCCGTCGGCCGACGAGGCCGCCCGCGAGCTCACCCCCACCGAGCAGGCGGAGCCGACCGCGATCCTCGACGGCCGCTGGCCGCGGTTCGTCGCCGGCGGCCCTGACGACGTGCGAGCCACCCTGGACCGGATGGTCGAGGAGAGCGGCGCCGACGAGCTGATGATCCAGAACCTGATCGCGGACCCCGCGGACCGGATGCGCTCCCACGAGCTGCTGGCGGAGGTGTTCGGGATCGCCCCCGCGTCGGAGTGA
- a CDS encoding patatin-like phospholipase family protein, with product MTTAFVLGGGGVLGAVEVGMLRALLERGITPDLVLGTSVGALNGALVAADPTPAVVDRLTGLWRTAATSGQEVYGDRPLRSVRRAVSTGTHLWSAKPLKQRLVDELGEVTFEELPVRFQVCAASIERAAEHWFSSGPVVDAVVASAAVPGLLPPARVGDEHYLDGGIVNSIPLGRAVRLGATRVFVLQVGRIDRPLSVPRRPWEVARVSFEIARRHRFVRELDELPDGVTAHVLPARGTSGRDDSLLGTRDFSGVEDRIEATYAASAAYLDGLR from the coding sequence GTGACGACCGCGTTCGTCCTCGGTGGCGGAGGCGTGCTCGGGGCGGTCGAGGTCGGCATGCTGCGCGCGCTGCTCGAGCGCGGCATCACCCCCGACCTGGTGCTCGGCACCAGCGTCGGCGCCCTGAACGGCGCGCTGGTCGCCGCCGACCCCACCCCCGCGGTCGTGGACCGGCTGACCGGGCTCTGGCGCACCGCGGCCACCTCCGGCCAGGAGGTGTACGGCGACCGCCCGCTGCGCTCGGTCCGGCGTGCGGTCTCGACCGGCACTCACCTGTGGTCGGCGAAGCCGCTGAAGCAGCGGCTCGTCGACGAGCTCGGCGAGGTGACGTTCGAGGAGCTCCCAGTGCGCTTCCAGGTGTGCGCGGCGAGCATCGAGCGGGCCGCGGAGCACTGGTTCTCCAGCGGCCCGGTCGTCGACGCGGTCGTGGCGAGCGCCGCCGTACCCGGGCTGCTGCCGCCGGCGCGGGTCGGGGACGAGCACTACCTCGACGGCGGCATCGTGAACTCCATCCCCCTCGGCCGGGCGGTCCGGCTCGGGGCGACGCGGGTCTTCGTGCTGCAGGTGGGGCGGATCGACCGGCCGCTGAGCGTGCCGCGGCGACCGTGGGAGGTCGCGCGCGTGTCCTTCGAGATCGCCCGGCGGCACCGGTTCGTCCGCGAGCTCGACGAGCTGCCCGACGGCGTGACCGCGCACGTGCTGCCCGCGCGCGGCACCTCCGGGCGCGACGACTCCTTGCTCGGCACCCGCGACTTCTCCGGCGTCGAGGACCGCATCGAGGCGACGTACGCCGCGTCGGCGGCGTACCTGGACGGCCTGCGCTGA